The following proteins come from a genomic window of Thiothrix winogradskyi:
- a CDS encoding class I SAM-dependent methyltransferase — MPLVNKEKSLNVTSTTSLSPAGVKLCRDWYATSAGQTTLARVQSIVSRMSADIFGYYALETGVLAGQHSFLQESRVANQFSLGVLPGEQASIVGTPEQLPFALNNLDLVVASHALDCTRSPHQVLREIERVLVPEGHCILIGFNPISFKGLAQLRYLHNPKARHCQFYSTFRVREWLSVLGFEVCETASAGFCPVFAGDYLFKRAGWLDRLGSQYRLMTGNVYIIHVQKKVSNMTPLLPSRKVKPLLRPGMIVNPGAGRASRKEPKNAK, encoded by the coding sequence ATGCCACTCGTGAACAAGGAAAAATCGCTGAACGTCACGTCTACAACTTCATTGTCGCCTGCCGGAGTCAAACTGTGCAGGGATTGGTACGCTACGTCGGCAGGGCAGACCACCTTGGCGCGGGTGCAAAGTATCGTCAGTCGGATGAGTGCGGATATTTTCGGTTATTACGCACTGGAAACGGGTGTATTGGCAGGTCAGCATTCATTTTTGCAAGAGTCACGGGTAGCGAATCAGTTTTCCTTAGGCGTATTGCCCGGTGAACAAGCCAGTATTGTTGGCACACCCGAACAATTGCCGTTTGCCTTAAACAATCTGGATTTGGTTGTTGCCAGCCACGCCTTGGATTGTACCCGCAGCCCGCATCAGGTATTACGTGAAATCGAGCGGGTGTTGGTGCCGGAAGGCCATTGCATCTTGATCGGGTTTAACCCAATCAGTTTCAAGGGCTTGGCGCAACTGCGTTACTTGCATAACCCTAAAGCGCGGCATTGCCAGTTTTACTCGACGTTTCGGGTGCGTGAATGGTTGAGTGTATTGGGGTTTGAAGTGTGTGAAACCGCATCGGCAGGCTTTTGCCCGGTATTTGCTGGTGATTACCTCTTCAAGCGGGCGGGTTGGTTAGACCGGTTGGGCAGTCAATACCGCTTAATGACGGGCAATGTGTATATTATTCATGTGCAGAAAAAAGTATCCAATATGACGCCTTTATTGCCTTCGCGTAAGGTCAAACCGCTGTTGCGTCCGGGGATGATTGTGAATCCGGGGGCAGGGCGTGCCTCCCGTAAAGAGCCAAAAAATGCCAAATAA
- a CDS encoding EVE domain-containing protein: MQYWLMKSEPDVFGIDDLQKVSIEPWDGVRNYQARNMMRDLMQVGDQVFFYHSNCEVPGIVGIASIATKGYPDDTACNPEAKYFDPKSDPQNPRWYRVDVQFVRKLTRTISLHELREQAALQDMPLVRKGCRLSVMPVSTTEWQAILDLE, encoded by the coding sequence ATGCAATACTGGCTGATGAAATCAGAACCCGACGTATTCGGTATTGACGACTTACAGAAAGTAAGCATTGAACCCTGGGATGGCGTGCGCAATTACCAAGCCCGTAATATGATGCGCGACCTAATGCAAGTCGGCGATCAAGTATTTTTCTACCATTCCAATTGCGAGGTTCCCGGTATCGTCGGCATCGCCAGCATTGCCACCAAGGGCTACCCGGATGACACGGCTTGCAACCCAGAAGCAAAGTATTTTGACCCCAAGAGTGATCCGCAAAATCCACGCTGGTATCGGGTTGATGTGCAATTCGTGCGCAAACTCACCCGCACCATCAGCTTACATGAACTGCGGGAACAAGCCGCCTTGCAAGATATGCCACTGGTACGCAAAGGCTGCCGCCTGTCGGTCATGCCGGTGAGCACCACCGAATGGCAAGCAATTCTCGACTTAGAATAA
- a CDS encoding outer membrane protein → MKKFLVVNAGLAALMGSSMAEAGFSPYYAGAAIGASKNNGNEAQFCDECTGSQFTMHKKNRGGAKVHKVYAGANLNPVFGVEAEYVNLGDTYSLDMYRPEFGIPGGRAEYAKARQKTRGIGLSAKANHRITRKTSVYGKAGALAWENKNRMDYTNLDNISRTYKSTDHGVSPTIGLGIEHEVTDRISIRAGWDRAFDTGKGDRFLELDSSKNVADLHSVKTDTDMIYVGATFNF, encoded by the coding sequence ATGAAAAAGTTTCTTGTCGTCAATGCTGGTCTTGCCGCGCTCATGGGTTCAAGCATGGCAGAAGCGGGCTTTTCCCCCTATTACGCCGGGGCAGCCATTGGTGCATCTAAAAACAACGGCAATGAAGCCCAATTTTGCGACGAATGCACGGGTTCGCAATTCACCATGCACAAAAAGAATCGGGGTGGTGCTAAAGTCCACAAGGTTTACGCGGGTGCAAATTTAAACCCTGTCTTCGGCGTGGAAGCGGAATACGTTAACCTCGGTGACACCTATTCCCTCGATATGTATCGCCCGGAATTCGGCATCCCCGGCGGACGCGCTGAATACGCGAAAGCCCGCCAAAAAACCCGTGGTATCGGTTTGAGTGCCAAAGCCAACCACCGCATTACCCGCAAAACATCGGTCTACGGCAAAGCGGGCGCATTGGCTTGGGAAAATAAAAACCGGATGGACTACACCAACCTTGATAACATCAGCAGAACCTATAAAAGCACTGATCACGGGGTTAGCCCAACCATAGGACTGGGTATCGAACACGAAGTAACTGACCGTATCAGCATCCGCGCCGGGTGGGATCGCGCCTTTGACACCGGGAAAGGCGACCGTTTTCTAGAATTGGACTCCAGTAAAAACGTCGCGGACTTGCACAGCGTTAAAACCGACACCGACATGATCTACGTCGGCGCAACCTTCAACTTCTAA
- a CDS encoding FHA domain-containing protein, which yields MSELIVMFDKQILKRLAVKKTSITFGRHGKCDIALPDRTISNNHARITVVRDDCFLEDLQSTNGTYVNQQQVDRHLLEDGDVIGLGKYHVVFRSDQGLTVQLKRLSIHPKLMDSGYTAWLQVLDGNKSGYIIPLQAERLVLGNQTTGQIVIECSPQGQYITRETGAMNNHRARTLVAGDTLRVEETSFRFCLKDHDANNLTPPE from the coding sequence ATGAGCGAACTGATTGTCATGTTTGATAAGCAAATCCTCAAACGCCTTGCGGTAAAAAAAACCAGCATTACGTTTGGACGGCATGGCAAGTGCGACATTGCGCTCCCCGACCGCACCATCAGCAATAACCACGCGCGGATTACGGTGGTGCGGGATGACTGCTTTCTGGAGGATTTGCAAAGCACCAATGGCACTTACGTCAACCAACAACAGGTTGACCGCCATTTACTGGAGGATGGCGATGTCATTGGCCTAGGGAAATATCATGTCGTGTTCCGTTCTGATCAGGGATTAACGGTACAACTCAAACGCCTGAGTATTCATCCCAAACTGATGGATTCAGGTTACACCGCTTGGTTACAAGTGCTGGATGGCAATAAATCCGGGTATATCATCCCCTTGCAAGCCGAACGCTTGGTATTAGGCAATCAAACGACTGGGCAAATCGTCATTGAGTGCTCTCCCCAAGGGCAGTATATTACACGGGAAACAGGTGCGATGAATAACCACCGTGCCCGTACTTTGGTCGCTGGCGATACACTCAGGGTGGAAGAAACCAGCTTCCGGTTCTGCCTGAAGGATCATGATGCCAACAACCTTACCCCCCCCGAATAA
- a CDS encoding DUF1566 domain-containing protein, with product MPKAFISYARDGGYGENLATEIQQQLQAAGFVVFRDVIGLKPGDVWYHKLEFELETSDVMVLVVSEKVRTSKWVHNEVSMAEEIGIPVIPVLAEKVRYPLWLRHLQVLDFCGVVDWSLLLGAIGHHVGRTLTPQPPLPEVEGEQEVPSLSPSTSGRGVGVRDNSVSDRYIVHDNGTVTDTETGLIWKRCSEGQSGMGCSEGEAERYGWREAMKRFSKSVSFAGYNDWRIPTIEELRALVDKSQKPTIDQIAFPNSSTWPYWSSTEKDADGAWDVGFGSGSDGWDYSYSRNHVRLVRSVQ from the coding sequence ATGCCGAAAGCCTTTATCAGTTATGCCCGCGATGGTGGTTATGGTGAAAACCTTGCCACCGAGATTCAGCAGCAGTTGCAGGCGGCTGGCTTTGTTGTGTTCCGCGATGTGATCGGTTTGAAACCGGGCGATGTGTGGTATCACAAACTGGAATTTGAACTCGAAACCAGCGACGTGATGGTGTTGGTGGTTTCTGAGAAGGTGCGCACGTCGAAGTGGGTGCATAACGAAGTGAGTATGGCGGAGGAAATCGGTATTCCGGTGATTCCAGTGCTCGCGGAAAAAGTGCGGTATCCGTTGTGGTTGAGGCATTTGCAGGTGCTGGATTTTTGCGGGGTGGTGGATTGGAGTTTGTTGTTGGGGGCGATTGGGCATCATGTGGGAAGAACCCTCACCCCCCAGCCCCCTCTCCCAGAGGTAGAGGGGGAGCAAGAAGTTCCATCTCTTAGCCCCTCTACCTCTGGGAGAGGGGTTGGGGTGAGGGATAACAGCGTTTCAGATCGTTACATTGTTCACGACAATGGTACGGTAACGGATACCGAAACCGGGTTGATCTGGAAGCGGTGTAGTGAAGGGCAAAGTGGCATGGGTTGCAGCGAAGGGGAAGCAGAACGCTATGGCTGGCGTGAGGCTATGAAGAGATTTAGTAAGAGTGTCAGCTTTGCAGGTTATAACGATTGGCGGATACCAACCATTGAAGAACTACGTGCACTTGTAGATAAAAGCCAAAAACCGACGATTGACCAAATAGCATTCCCAAATAGTTCAACTTGGCCTTATTGGTCGTCAACAGAGAAAGATGCGGACGGTGCTTGGGATGTTGGCTTCGGCAGTGGTAGCGATGGTTGGGATTACAGTTACAGTCGCAATCATGTGCGGTTAGTTCGTTCCGTTCAGTGA
- the mtaB gene encoding tRNA (N(6)-L-threonylcarbamoyladenosine(37)-C(2))-methylthiotransferase MtaB yields the protein MKVHLKALGCRLNEAELEQWSQQFRAEGHEIVPNVPDADVLVLNTCAVTHEASGKSRRLMHRLYRENPAAKLVVSGCYASLQADEVAQTLGVDLVVPNTEKDQLPQTVMQQFSLPVMPVMASEPGESPLFLRGRQRAFIKIQDGCRYRCTFCIVTVARGEERSRAEADIISEINTLYQQGIQEIVLAGVHVGGYGSDTGSSLYALVQAILRETDMPRIRFASVEPWDLPDDFFALFTNPRLMPHMHLPLQSGADTVLRRMARRCKTAEFARLVAEARQRVPGFNVTSDIIVGFPGETDEEWEQTLAYVESVGFGHLHIFTYSIRAGTKAATLSNQVAEAVKKARSQTLHALGERLKQQWLAQQVGHTVPVLWEYGRAGNTGQKIYTGYTPNYSKVSVTVANHEILENTVRQTMLTGVQEEGVLEGRV from the coding sequence ATGAAAGTCCATCTGAAAGCATTGGGATGCCGTCTGAATGAGGCGGAATTGGAACAATGGTCGCAGCAATTTCGCGCAGAGGGGCATGAAATTGTACCCAATGTGCCGGATGCTGACGTATTGGTGCTGAATACCTGTGCGGTAACGCATGAGGCGTCGGGCAAGTCACGGCGTCTCATGCACCGTCTTTACCGCGAAAACCCTGCCGCCAAACTGGTTGTCAGCGGTTGTTACGCCAGCCTGCAAGCCGATGAAGTCGCCCAAACCTTGGGCGTAGATTTGGTTGTACCGAATACCGAGAAAGACCAACTTCCCCAAACGGTGATGCAGCAATTTTCCCTGCCGGTGATGCCGGTGATGGCGAGTGAGCCGGGGGAATCGCCGTTGTTTTTGCGCGGGCGTCAGCGTGCGTTTATCAAGATTCAGGATGGTTGCCGTTACCGTTGCACGTTTTGCATTGTGACGGTGGCGCGTGGCGAGGAACGTAGTCGTGCTGAAGCCGATATTATTTCAGAAATCAATACCTTGTATCAGCAAGGTATTCAGGAAATTGTCTTGGCTGGGGTGCATGTCGGCGGTTATGGCAGTGATACCGGCAGCTCCTTGTATGCTTTGGTGCAAGCGATTTTGCGGGAAACCGATATGCCGCGTATCCGCTTTGCTTCGGTGGAGCCGTGGGATTTGCCGGATGATTTTTTTGCGTTGTTTACCAATCCACGTTTGATGCCGCACATGCATTTGCCCTTGCAAAGTGGTGCGGATACGGTATTGCGGCGCATGGCGCGGCGTTGTAAAACCGCCGAGTTTGCACGCTTGGTGGCGGAAGCGCGTCAGCGTGTGCCGGGTTTCAACGTGACCAGCGATATTATCGTCGGGTTTCCGGGGGAAACCGATGAGGAATGGGAGCAGACCTTGGCGTATGTGGAATCGGTGGGGTTTGGGCACCTGCATATTTTCACCTATTCGATTCGTGCGGGAACGAAAGCCGCTACTTTGTCTAACCAAGTGGCGGAAGCGGTGAAGAAAGCCCGCAGCCAGACCTTACACGCACTGGGTGAACGTTTAAAACAGCAATGGCTGGCGCAACAAGTGGGTCATACCGTGCCGGTATTATGGGAATATGGGCGTGCTGGCAACACCGGACAGAAGATTTACACCGGCTATACCCCTAATTATTCTAAAGTCAGTGTTACGGTGGCAAACCATGAGATACTGGAAAACACCGTTAGGCAGACAATGCTAACCGGTGTACAGGAAGAAGGTGTTCTCGAAGGGAGGGTGTGA
- a CDS encoding 5-formyltetrahydrofolate cyclo-ligase: MMPTTLPPPNNATLRRTIQRQRAALPQALQAQLSQQAVHHLTTQRAFRNARHIALYLPVRGEADPRNVRKQALPHQRFYLPVLSPFKDGRLWFVRWDASTRFRLNRFRIPEPYPRYRNSRLASWLDLVIMPLVAFDHTGTRMGMGGGFYDRTFSFKRTRTTIKRPHLCGFAYNLQQVSHLARQSWDIPLDMVSSEQSFFQFGTSIY; encoded by the coding sequence ATGATGCCAACAACCTTACCCCCCCCGAATAACGCTACATTACGCCGAACCATTCAACGCCAACGTGCGGCTCTCCCCCAAGCATTGCAGGCGCAACTTTCCCAACAAGCGGTGCATCATCTGACTACGCAACGCGCATTCCGCAATGCACGGCATATTGCACTGTATTTGCCGGTAAGAGGTGAAGCCGACCCGCGCAATGTACGTAAACAAGCCTTGCCGCACCAACGTTTTTATCTGCCGGTGCTCTCCCCCTTTAAAGATGGGCGGCTGTGGTTTGTACGTTGGGATGCCAGCACCCGTTTCCGTCTTAATCGCTTCCGCATTCCCGAACCCTACCCGCGTTACCGTAACAGCCGCCTGGCATCCTGGCTGGATCTGGTGATTATGCCGCTGGTTGCTTTCGATCACACGGGTACACGCATGGGGATGGGCGGCGGATTTTACGATCGAACCTTTAGTTTCAAACGCACCCGCACCACTATCAAACGCCCGCATCTCTGTGGCTTTGCCTATAACCTTCAACAAGTCAGTCATTTAGCCCGCCAATCTTGGGATATACCATTGGATATGGTGAGTTCTGAGCAGAGTTTTTTTCAGTTCGGCACTAGCATATATTAG
- the rnhA gene encoding ribonuclease HI gives MPNNAVEIFTDGACRGNPGPGGWGALLRYNGVERELYGYQPVTTNNQMELMAAIQALETLKRACDVVLTTDSQYVRQGITEWLAGWKRKGWKTAAGKPVKNQELWQRLDAAAAQHQIDWRWVKGHSGHAENERVDQLANRAIDEKKL, from the coding sequence ATGCCAAATAATGCAGTTGAAATTTTTACCGATGGGGCTTGTCGTGGCAATCCGGGGCCGGGTGGCTGGGGGGCATTGCTGCGCTATAATGGCGTAGAGCGCGAACTGTATGGTTATCAGCCTGTTACCACGAATAATCAAATGGAGTTGATGGCCGCCATCCAAGCCTTGGAAACCCTGAAACGCGCGTGTGACGTAGTATTGACAACCGATTCCCAATACGTGCGCCAAGGTATTACCGAATGGTTAGCCGGTTGGAAACGCAAAGGTTGGAAAACAGCAGCGGGCAAGCCGGTGAAAAATCAAGAGCTGTGGCAACGTCTGGATGCGGCTGCTGCCCAACACCAGATTGATTGGCGTTGGGTAAAAGGTCACAGTGGACACGCTGAAAACGAACGGGTAGATCAACTGGCCAATCGAGCCATCGACGAGAAGAAATTATGA
- a CDS encoding 23S rRNA (adenine(2030)-N(6))-methyltransferase RlmJ — protein MLSYRHAFHAGNHADVLKHLVLVLTLDYYLRKDKPFWYIDTHAGGGLYQLSSAEAQKTREFAQGIQTLWKASDIPEALEPYRQQIRALNPGTKLNYYPGSPWLAANLLRNTDQLRLFELHPSDFTALNQNLGSDKRVHVSKQDGLKGLLGLLPPITRRAVTLIDPSYELKTDYNDVISTLSKAHQRFATGTYLLWYPVIERQRVKQMATALQQTGIPGILQLEYCPLADSTGMGMTGSGLFIINPPWLLAGQMQTLLPWLNQQMAHGNGHFTVAYITPEKNT, from the coding sequence TTGCTAAGCTACCGACACGCTTTCCACGCAGGCAACCACGCTGATGTTCTCAAGCATCTGGTGCTGGTGCTAACGCTAGACTACTACTTACGCAAAGACAAACCCTTCTGGTACATCGACACCCACGCAGGCGGCGGCTTATACCAACTCAGCAGTGCCGAAGCCCAAAAAACCCGCGAATTCGCCCAAGGTATCCAAACCCTGTGGAAAGCTTCTGATATACCTGAAGCACTGGAACCTTATCGACAACAAATCCGGGCACTCAACCCCGGCACAAAACTCAACTACTATCCCGGTTCACCCTGGTTAGCTGCCAATTTACTGCGTAACACCGACCAATTGCGCCTGTTTGAATTACACCCCAGTGATTTCACTGCGCTTAACCAAAATTTAGGCTCCGACAAACGTGTTCACGTCAGCAAACAAGATGGCTTGAAAGGCTTACTAGGCTTACTCCCCCCCATCACGCGCCGGGCTGTCACCCTCATCGACCCCTCTTACGAACTCAAAACCGACTACAACGATGTTATTAGCACCCTGAGCAAAGCCCACCAACGCTTCGCCACGGGAACTTACCTATTGTGGTATCCGGTAATAGAACGCCAACGGGTCAAACAAATGGCGACAGCCTTGCAACAAACTGGCATTCCGGGCATTTTACAACTGGAGTATTGTCCATTAGCCGATAGCACGGGAATGGGCATGACTGGCAGCGGCTTATTCATCATCAATCCACCCTGGTTACTCGCCGGGCAAATGCAAACCCTGCTACCCTGGCTTAACCAACAAATGGCACATGGCAACGGACACTTCACCGTCGCTTACATCACCCCCGAAAAAAATACCTGA
- a CDS encoding ATP-binding cassette domain-containing protein: MLVFSDLTLRRGSKALLESASFSIHPGQNVGVTGANGVGKSTLFSLIRGELHQDTGNFSIPPAWVIAHVQQETPATDQSALNYALEGDTEYVSLRQQLEHADGAHLGELHARLDAIDGYTAESRAATLLHGLGFKPDQISNPVSSFSGGWRMRLNLAQALMCRSDLLLLDEPTNHLDLDAVIWVQDWLKNYRGTLLLISHDREFLDAICTNIAHIEHSRLTLYTGNYSTFEITRAEKLAQQQSAYEKQKREREHMQKYVDRFRAQATKARQAQSRLKALERMQVISAAHVDSQFHFSFRDPEKLPDRLLHVREARLGYADKTIIEKVELQIFPSDRIGLIGPNGAGKSTLIKFLAGQLPAQAGESWQAPDLKIGYFAQHQLEQLKVDQSPLQHLRDMNKQAREQDLRNFLGGFAFQGTRVEEAIAPFSGGEKARLALALLIYQRPNLLLLDEPTNHLDLDMRLALSMALQEFKGAMVIVSHDRHMLKTVTDKLLLVDSGKALEFDGDLDDYAAWLQNRFRKEEDESCKGGSRTAPTHTAEGRKDQRREAAEKRKQLQPLKKKIDKLEQEMNKLQQQQAALEAQLADPDIYSDANRHKLKQLVLDKSNLDAKLEEVEMEWMERSEEYESELGFIG; the protein is encoded by the coding sequence ATGCTAGTCTTCTCCGACCTAACCCTACGGCGCGGCTCCAAAGCCCTGCTCGAATCCGCTTCTTTCAGCATCCACCCCGGTCAGAACGTCGGGGTCACGGGTGCGAACGGTGTCGGCAAATCCACCCTGTTCTCGCTGATTCGCGGCGAATTGCACCAAGACACGGGCAATTTTTCGATACCGCCTGCGTGGGTCATCGCGCACGTCCAGCAAGAAACGCCCGCCACCGACCAGTCCGCGCTCAATTACGCGCTCGAAGGTGACACCGAATACGTCAGCCTGCGCCAGCAACTCGAACACGCCGACGGCGCACACCTCGGCGAACTCCACGCCCGCCTCGATGCCATCGACGGCTATACAGCGGAAAGCCGCGCTGCCACCTTGCTGCATGGACTCGGTTTCAAACCCGACCAAATTAGTAACCCCGTCAGTAGCTTTTCCGGCGGCTGGCGGATGCGCCTCAACCTCGCGCAAGCCCTAATGTGCCGTTCCGACCTGCTCCTGCTCGACGAACCCACCAACCACCTTGACCTCGATGCCGTCATCTGGGTGCAAGATTGGCTGAAAAATTACCGTGGCACGCTGCTGCTGATTTCGCATGACCGCGAATTCCTCGATGCGATTTGCACCAATATTGCGCACATCGAACACAGCCGCTTGACGCTCTACACCGGCAACTATTCGACCTTTGAAATCACCCGTGCGGAAAAACTTGCGCAACAGCAATCGGCTTACGAAAAGCAAAAGCGTGAACGCGAACACATGCAAAAGTATGTTGACCGTTTCCGCGCCCAAGCCACCAAAGCCCGCCAAGCGCAAAGCCGCCTCAAAGCCTTGGAACGGATGCAAGTTATTTCCGCCGCGCACGTCGATTCGCAATTCCACTTCAGCTTCCGCGACCCCGAAAAGTTGCCGGATCGCTTGCTGCATGTGCGCGAAGCACGCCTTGGCTACGCGGACAAAACCATCATTGAAAAAGTGGAGTTGCAAATTTTCCCCAGCGACCGCATTGGTCTGATTGGCCCCAACGGTGCGGGTAAATCCACCCTGATCAAATTTCTTGCCGGACAATTGCCTGCACAAGCCGGTGAAAGCTGGCAAGCGCCCGACCTGAAAATTGGTTATTTCGCCCAGCACCAGCTCGAACAGCTCAAAGTCGATCAATCGCCGCTGCAACATTTGCGCGACATGAATAAACAAGCCCGCGAACAGGATTTGCGCAATTTCCTCGGCGGTTTTGCGTTTCAAGGCACACGGGTGGAAGAAGCGATTGCACCCTTTTCCGGCGGTGAAAAAGCCCGGCTTGCGCTGGCTTTGCTGATCTATCAACGCCCGAATTTGCTGTTGCTGGACGAACCGACCAACCACCTCGACCTCGATATGCGCCTCGCCCTCAGCATGGCATTGCAGGAATTCAAGGGTGCAATGGTCATCGTCTCGCACGATCGCCACATGCTCAAAACCGTTACCGACAAGCTGTTGCTGGTCGATAGTGGCAAAGCGCTGGAATTCGACGGCGACCTCGACGACTATGCGGCGTGGCTGCAAAACCGCTTTCGCAAAGAAGAAGACGAATCCTGTAAGGGCGGTTCGCGAACCGCCCCTACGCACACGGCAGAAGGACGCAAAGACCAGCGTCGCGAAGCCGCCGAAAAGCGTAAACAATTGCAGCCTTTAAAGAAAAAGATCGACAAGTTGGAGCAGGAAATGAACAAGCTCCAGCAGCAACAAGCCGCGTTAGAAGCACAGCTTGCCGACCCCGACATTTACAGCGATGCCAACCGCCACAAGCTCAAGCAACTGGTGCTCGACAAAAGCAACCTCGATGCCAAATTGGAGGAAGTGGAAATGGAATGGATGGAACGCAGCGAAGAATACGAGTCTGAACTGGGATTTATAGGATGA
- the dnaQ gene encoding DNA polymerase III subunit epsilon — protein sequence MSRQIILDTETTGLEPKEGHRIIEIGCVEMLNRRLTGNNFHVYLQPDREIDAGAIEVHGITNDFLADKPRFEAVMDDFLAYVRGAELIIHNAPFDIGFINHELRLVNPTHHPITDDCSVTDTLVMARQLFPGQRASLDALCKRYEINNAHRTLHGALLDAEILADVYLAMTGGQVSLLLGAEDGNRDGQQGGAVIRRVTADVSSLRVIPANEDELAAHAERVAAITKAGGKCLFAPPSV from the coding sequence ATGAGTCGCCAAATTATCCTCGATACCGAAACCACCGGCCTCGAACCGAAAGAGGGGCATCGCATTATCGAAATCGGTTGCGTGGAAATGCTCAACCGACGCTTGACGGGGAATAATTTCCACGTTTACTTGCAACCGGATCGCGAAATTGATGCAGGGGCGATTGAAGTCCACGGCATCACCAATGATTTTTTGGCGGATAAGCCGCGTTTTGAAGCGGTTATGGATGATTTTCTTGCTTATGTACGCGGTGCTGAGCTGATTATCCACAATGCACCGTTTGATATTGGTTTCATTAACCACGAATTGCGCTTGGTGAATCCGACGCATCACCCGATTACCGATGATTGCAGCGTGACCGATACGCTGGTGATGGCGCGGCAACTGTTCCCCGGTCAACGCGCCAGTTTGGATGCGCTGTGTAAGCGTTATGAAATCAATAATGCTCATCGCACCTTGCATGGCGCGTTGTTGGATGCGGAGATTTTGGCAGATGTTTACCTAGCGATGACTGGCGGGCAAGTTAGCCTGTTGCTGGGGGCGGAAGATGGCAATCGTGACGGGCAACAAGGTGGAGCGGTAATTCGGCGCGTAACGGCAGACGTGAGCAGTTTGCGGGTGATTCCGGCGAATGAGGATGAGTTAGCGGCACACGCTGAACGTGTTGCCGCTATCACTAAGGCGGGGGGCAAGTGCTTGTTTGCCCCGCCGTCGGTTTAG
- a CDS encoding transglycosylase SLT domain-containing protein, translating into MITINKQTLMAASIVALFTGSGCSSTLSKPEHASKQPTLRKASLHTANLAGTQASAVAQQPLQQKPTLDEDFDTWERVFRGFQLSNQYSKHPQVQRFVNYYGRNPEQLNLLSERASVFLHMIVHEVERRGMPNELALLPFVESAFDADVFSHAGAAGLWQFIPDTGRRYGLQQAKSYDARMDPFAATGAALTYLQKLNNDFNGDWLLALAAYNCGENRVQREIDKNRAKGLPTTFWHLSLPKETREYVPRLLAFKELISNAPRYGITLSETPNQARLAQLHIDKPVDLRQAALQAGLAPDTLVDLNPCFRTGITTPQYSNRIVLPRQYAKQLMAVIDALPAASNRVYASSSASGYNKLATTRIGKKSSKIAKAKPKSSTKVHTVRRGETLQSIAQRHGTSVQTLMKHNSKRSSKLKVGERLDVMAAAEGATNHS; encoded by the coding sequence ATGATAACAATAAACAAACAGACGCTCATGGCTGCGTCTATCGTAGCACTGTTTACCGGCTCTGGCTGCTCCAGTACCCTAAGTAAACCGGAGCACGCCAGCAAGCAACCGACACTGCGCAAAGCGTCGTTGCACACTGCCAACCTTGCCGGAACCCAAGCATCCGCCGTCGCTCAACAGCCATTGCAACAAAAACCGACTTTAGATGAAGATTTCGATACCTGGGAACGGGTATTCCGGGGCTTCCAGCTCAGCAATCAATACAGCAAACACCCACAGGTGCAACGCTTCGTTAATTACTACGGGCGCAATCCTGAACAATTAAACCTGCTCTCCGAACGTGCCAGCGTGTTCCTGCACATGATTGTGCACGAAGTGGAACGCCGGGGAATGCCTAATGAACTGGCATTGCTGCCTTTTGTGGAAAGTGCCTTCGACGCGGATGTGTTTTCTCATGCCGGTGCAGCGGGTCTGTGGCAATTTATCCCCGATACTGGGCGACGTTACGGCTTGCAGCAGGCGAAATCTTACGATGCTCGCATGGATCCGTTCGCAGCAACCGGGGCAGCATTAACGTACCTGCAAAAACTCAATAACGATTTCAATGGCGATTGGTTATTGGCACTCGCTGCCTACAATTGCGGTGAAAATCGAGTGCAACGTGAAATTGACAAAAACCGCGCCAAAGGCTTGCCCACCACGTTTTGGCACTTGTCATTGCCCAAGGAAACCCGTGAATATGTGCCGCGTTTGCTGGCTTTCAAAGAATTGATTAGCAACGCGCCACGTTACGGGATTACGTTATCAGAAACCCCCAACCAAGCACGTTTGGCACAGTTACATATCGACAAACCCGTGGATTTACGTCAAGCAGCGCTACAAGCCGGTTTGGCACCTGACACTTTAGTGGACTTGAACCCCTGTTTCCGCACCGGCATTACGACTCCACAATATTCCAACCGCATTGTGCTGCCGCGCCAATACGCCAAGCAACTGATGGCTGTGATTGACGCCCTACCTGCTGCCAGCAACCGGGTTTACGCCAGCAGCTCAGCAAGCGGTTACAACAAATTGGCAACCACCCGTATCGGCAAAAAATCCAGCAAAATCGCAAAAGCCAAACCGAAATCCAGTACCAAAGTGCATACCGTGCGGCGAGGTGAAACGCTGCAATCCATCGCCCAACGCCACGGTACTTCGGTGCAAACTCTAATGAAACATAACAGCAAACGCAGCTCCAAATTAAAAGTGGGTGAACGTTTAGACGTGATGGCAGCGGCTGAGGGAGCGACCAACCACTCATGA